The Epilithonimonas zeae genome contains a region encoding:
- a CDS encoding ribonuclease HII — translation MLLIQNFSESFIEAGCDEVGRGCLAGPVVAAAVIVNKNFKQNLVNDSKTLNFKTRQNLDLYIRENAVDFAIAELSPEFIDEHNILNASLHAMHRALDQLKTRPELILVDGNKFHPYNYIPHHCIIKGDSKYLSIAAASILAKNYRDNLMIKLHDEFPNYGWNTNFGYCTKTHQKALKKFGPNIHHRKSFRLDYDVEI, via the coding sequence ATGCTATTAATACAAAATTTTTCAGAATCATTTATTGAAGCCGGATGTGATGAAGTCGGAAGAGGATGTCTTGCAGGACCTGTAGTTGCTGCCGCTGTAATAGTCAATAAAAATTTTAAGCAAAATTTGGTTAACGATTCTAAAACGTTAAATTTCAAAACCAGACAGAATCTTGACCTTTATATTAGAGAAAATGCGGTTGATTTTGCTATTGCAGAATTGTCTCCTGAATTTATAGATGAACATAATATATTGAATGCCAGCCTTCACGCAATGCACAGAGCGCTCGACCAATTGAAAACCAGGCCAGAATTGATTTTGGTTGACGGCAACAAATTCCATCCTTATAATTATATCCCGCATCATTGTATTATAAAAGGTGATAGCAAGTATCTCTCGATTGCCGCAGCTTCAATTCTTGCAAAAAATTACCGTGATAATCTGATGATCAAACTTCACGATGAATTTCCTAACTATGGCTGGAACACCAATTTTGGGTACTGTACAAAAACACATCAAAAAGCTTTGAAGAAATTTGGTCCAAATATTCACCACAGAAAGTCTTTCCGATTGGATTATGATGTAGAAATCTGA